In Helianthus annuus cultivar XRQ/B chromosome 9, HanXRQr2.0-SUNRISE, whole genome shotgun sequence, the following are encoded in one genomic region:
- the LOC110878174 gene encoding probable protein phosphatase 2C 76, translating into MLCRSYFRKVILRSARICNITPQFVHFATLKKGLKTLPAATSSGDQKVTVSKSKADMDPSSNRSLMTITSLEKKDGGCYASGGWKSEDGRLSCGFSSFRGKRATMEDFFDVKTCKIDGQTVCLFGIFDGHGGSRAAEYLKQNLFNNLMMHPQFMTNTKMALSETYQRTDSEFLESEKDNSSDDGSTASTAVLVGNRLFVANVGDSRTIISKAGKAIPLSEDHKPNRSDERERIENAGGVVMWAGTWRVGGVLAMSRAFGNRMLKQFVVAEPDIQEQELGEELEMLILASDGLWDVVPNDDAVSLAQTEEEPEAAAKKLIETAFSCGSADNITCIVVKLYHDSTSESKPKSESLTSTETKT; encoded by the exons ATGTTATGCAGAAGTTACTTCAGGAAAGTGATTCTGCGATCTGCGCGTATTTGCAATATAACACCGCAATTTGTTCATTTTGCTACTTTGAAAAAGGGTTTGAAGACTCTTCCTGCAGCAACATCGTCGGGTGATCAAAAAGTGACGGTTAGCAAATCGAAGGCGGATATGGATCCTAGTAGTAACCGGAGTTTGATGACTATAACTTCACTTGAGAAGAAAGATGGTGGTTGCTATGCAAGTGGTGGATGGAAGAG TGAAGATGGAAGATTGAGCTGTGGTTTCTCAAGTTTCAGAGGAAAAAGGGCAACCATGGAAGACTTCTTTGATGTCAAAACTTGCAAGATCGATGGGCAGACCGTCTGCCTATTTGGGATATTTGACG GCCATGGTGGTTCACGTGCAGCCGAGTATTTGAAGCAAAATCTTTTTAACAACCTCATGATGCACCCTCAATTCATGACAAACACTAAAATGGCCCTAA GTGAAACTTATCAAAGAACCGACTCAGAGTTTTTGGAGTCTGAAAAGGATAACTCGAGTGATGATGGTTCTACTGCTTCAACTGCAGTCTTGGTAGGTAATCGTTTGTTTGTCGCTAACGTTGGAGATTCTCGGACTATAATATCAAAGGCAGGCAAAG CTATCCCTCTTTCTGAGGATCATAAACCAAATAGAAGTGATGAAAGGGAGAGAATTGAAAATGCTGGTGGGGTTGTCATGTGGGCAG GCACTTGGAGGGTTGGAGGTGTTCTAGCAATGTCCCGTGCTTTTGGAAACCGCATGCTTAAGCAATTTGTTGTTGCAGAACCCGACATCCAG GAACAAGAGCTTGGGGAAGAACTTGAAATGCTAATTCTTGCAAGTGATGGTCTCTGGGATGTAGTACCTAATGAT GATGCGGTTTCACTTGCACAAACTGAAGAGGAACCTGAAGCAGCAGCTAAAAAGTTGATAGAGACTGCTTTTAGCTGTGGAAGTGCAGATAATATCACCTGCATAGTAGTGAAGCTTTATCATGATTCCACTTCTGAATCCAAACCCAAATCCGAGTCGTTAACCTCAACTGAAACCAAGACATGA